A section of the Portunus trituberculatus isolate SZX2019 chromosome 20, ASM1759143v1, whole genome shotgun sequence genome encodes:
- the LOC123506471 gene encoding protein ZBED8-like encodes MNLSQHQYHFNGTVMASNKKRNYDDNYLDFGFTSITDKGVVKPQCVICHKILTAESLRPSKLRLHLETKHPQHVGKDRSFFSRQELNMKRQRLDASGSFHQQNAAVVEASFLVALEIAKKKKPHTIGEELILPCAKTMVKLVLGEKSAEKLNAISLSNNTVQRRISQISDDIREQVIQEIKRAGLFSIQLDESTDVQSCSQLLAFVRYVHDEDLKEEFLFCEPLEQSTKGEDVMQKLTEFFESEGLDWGNLCGICTDGAPAMLGSQSGFVTRVIQKHQMLSLFTA; translated from the exons ATGAACTTAAGCCAACATCAATACCACTTTAATG GTACAGTGATGGCTTCTAATAAGAAACGCAACTATGATGACAACTACCTGGATTTTGGATTTACAAGCATCACTGATAAAGGTGTAGTGAAGCCTCAGTGTGTGATTTGTCACAAAATACTCACAGCTGAATCACTAAGGCCCAGTAAGCTTAGATTACATCTGGAAACCAAGCATCCTCAACATGTTGGCAAAGATCGTTCCTTCTTTAGTCGACAAGAATTGAACATGAAGAGACAGCGACTTGATGCCAGTGGTTCCTTTCATCAACAAAATGCTGCCGTAGTGGAGGCATCATTTCTTGTAGCCCttgaaatagcaaagaaaaagaagcctcACACAATTGGGGAGGAATTAATTTTGCCATGTGCCAAAACAATGGTAAAGCTTGTTTTGGGTGAgaaaagtgctgaaaagctgaATGCTATTTCACTCTCAAATAATACAGTGCAACGCCGAATCTCCCAAATATCTGATGACATCAGAGAGCAGGTGATACAGGAAATCAAAAGAGCTGGATTATTCAGTATTCAACTCGATGAGTCCACTGACGTCCAGTCCTGCTCACAACTCCTGGCTTTTGTAAGGTATGTTCATGATGAGGATCTGAAGGAGGAATTCTTGTTTTGTGAGCCTCTTGAACAATCTACAAAAGGTGAAGATGTAATGCAGAAACTTACAGAATTCTTTGAATCTGAAGGTCTTGACTGGGGCAATCTTTGTGGGATATGCACAGACGGGGCTCCAGCCATGTTGGGTTCTCAGTCAGGTTTTGTTACAAGAGTTATACAAAAGCACCAAATGCTATCCCTCTTCACTGCATGA
- the LOC123506648 gene encoding zinc finger BED domain-containing protein 5-like, translating to MENWRRKVGMGNLAMLETVSEIVEKCDAATQNLITQHLEALEGEFKRYFPDIQSLTSRLVRAPFTAAVTCIPDDNDDGQTELLTLQEDSGAKMKFETESLTVFWSSMAASYPNLCDLAFRHLLPFSSTYSCEAAFSQLLHIKTKYRNRLEVKHDLRCALSETKPRIKKLVDNLQHHPSH from the coding sequence ATGGAGAATTGGAGGCGCAAAGTTGGAATGGGAAACTTGGCAATGCTGGAGACAGTGTCAGAAATTGTAGAGAAGTGTGATGCTGCTACGCAGAACTTGATTACCCAACATCTTGAGGCCTTGGAAGGGGAGTTTAAAAGATACTTCCCAGATATCCAAAGCCTAACTTCTCGGCTAGTAAGGGCCCCCTTCACTGCTGCAGTGACATGCATtcctgatgacaatgatgatggccAAACTGAGCTGTTGACACTTCAGGAGGATTCAGGAGCTAAGATGAAGTTTGAAACTGAATCTCTCACAGTATTTTGGTCATCAATGGCAGCTTCATACCCAAACTTATGTGACTTAGCTTTTCGCCACCTCCTACCATTTTCATCAACTTATTCCTGCGAGGCTGCATTCTCTCAACTACTCCACATTAAAACGAAATATCGCAACAGACTTGAAGTGAAGCATGACCTACGGTGTGCTTTAAGTGAAACAAAACCAAGAATCAAGAAGCTTGTTGATAATCTGCAACATCACCCTTCACACTGA